GAAGTCATAGCCAGCGAGCGTTTTCACGACGGGCAACCGGGCCATGCGCAGGGCCGCCTTGATCCGCCGGTTCTCGCGGAGCGACAGTTCTTCGCCCAGCAGTTCGTCAAGTGCCTCGATGCCATCGATCTGGCCCTGCTCGATACGCCGCAAGGTTGCGTCGAGGATCTCGAGCGCGCGCGGCATCTTGAGGCTGACCAGACTCCGGCGGATGGAGTCGATACGTGTGGCCGGTGCGATGCCGTTCATGGCCGTCCCTCCCCATCGACTGTCCGCCCGCGGCAGTCGCCCGGAACAGGCATCGCCAGGCTCGCGCCGATCGCCTCGTAGATGGCCAGCGAGCGCAACGGTACATGATCACCGATCCGGCCGATCATCGCCATGGGCCGATCTGGCGTTCGCGGTTGCGGGCGTCCGGTGCGATGGTGCCGGTCGATACGATATTGTCGACGCCCCTCGATCACCGGATGTTCGGCAACGACAATGCCGCGATCGATCACGCGGATCAGGTCCGGCAGTTGCTCGACCTCGACGATACGGCGTGTCCGGTCGGGCACGCTGTAATAGTTGCCGCCGACTGCTACGAGCCCGTCATGGCTGACCCGCCGTTCCAGCTTCAGAACCGCATTGAAGCGGTGCTCGGGCAAGCGCTGCAGTTCCTCCTGCTCCTCGGCAAAGGCTTCGGCGACCACGCGCTGGGTCGTGCCATGCACGCGGACATTGGCCACATTGTCGAGCCAGTCGACAAGCTGGGCGTTGAGATCCTCCATGTTGCGGAAGGATCGCCCAAGGAAGAAGTCCTCGCGGATATAGCGGAACGGCCGCTCCACTTTCCCCTTCGTCTTCGCGCGATAGGGCCTGCACGCCCTGGGCTGGAACCGATAATGCTTCGCCAGTGCCAGCAGCGAAGCGTTGTAGACGATGTGCCCCTGATCATCTTCGCCGGTCACCGCCGTCTTCATCCGGTCGTAGAGGATCTCGATCGGTACACCGTCCAGCGCTTCGAAGGCCTGCATGTGACAGCGCAGCAGCGTCTGCAGATCCTGGTGCAGCACATATCGGGCGAAGATGAAGCGCGAATAGCTCAGCACCATGCTGAACAGCCAGACAATGCGTGCCACGCCGGGCTCATCGGTAAACTCGACCACGAAGCGGGCGAAGTCGACCTGGCCCTGTACGCCGGCCCTGGTCTCGAAGCGGACCTCATAGGGCTTGGGATCATGTTCGGGCCGGATCGCCGCAAGGTAGCGCTTCACCGCCGTGTAGGCGCCCATGTAGCCCATCTCCCTGATCTCGCGGGTCAGCCGCGATGCGGTCAGGTCGGGAAACGCCGTCACCCGCTCGCGCAGGAAATCCATATAGGGCGCGATCTTGCTCGGCCGGCCCACCACACGCGGACCGTAAGCCGGCACCTCGACGCCCCGCTCGATGTATTTGCGCACGGTCTTGGGATCGCGCCCCGTCCGGCGCGCGATCGCGGTCACCGACAGCCCCTGCCGGTGCAACTCCAGTATCATCATGGCTTCTCCAAGTCGCATCATCGGCACCGCCTCCCATCAGGAGACTTTCTCGCGCCGATTTTGGCGTTGCCAATGACCCGGGGTTAACCCCGGGTCATTGGCAACCAGCTCCAACAATCAGGGAATTTTCAAAGCCCACTTTTGCGGAGAATTACACGCCCACTGACAGCGTCAGCACGAAGCCGAGCGGAAGCCCCCTGGCGTCGCATCTGGCGTGGAGCTTGGTGGTGAAGCCTCCTCGCGATCGGCCGAGCCCCTCTGTTTGCTGAGTCCCCTTTTTATGCCGACTGCACAATGATGTGCTCGGACCACCGTGCTGTCGATCATATCGGCGGCGATATCGCGCCCCGCCAGTTCGGCCAGCGTCTCGAGCATGGCATCGAACACGCCGGTCGTGACCCATCTTCGGTAGCGCCGGAAGACGCTGTTCCACTTGCCATACTCATCCGGCAAATGCCGCCACTGCGCACCGGTACGGGCGATCCACATCATGCCTTCGAAATAGCGCCGGTTATCCTGCGCAGGCCGGCAACCCCGCCCGCGCTCCGACGGCAGCAGCGGGCCGATCAGCTCCCACTCGTCATCCGAAACACCAATCCGCTCGCCCAATGCCGCCTCCAAAAGGCAGCCTTGAATCAACACCCGAGTCTCAGGTCAAGCTTTGTCCACGAAGCCTAGACAATCGTTACGCGATATTCAATGGCCGGGAATCGGGCGGTCCTAAATCAGCACATGGCCTCGAGTATTCCGGTTGAATCGCGAAAGACGATTTTTTCTATCGTGCTGTAAATGCTTTGTAGATTTACGAAGTGGATACAGGAAGAAACCCGGTTGCCTGCTCATGCCAGTCGGCCGAGCGCGCGGCGATGGCTAAAGCTGAGCGGGCATCGATGCCGGCTCGTGTCTTGCCAGCAAGGATCGCCTCGGTCACTTTGGGCGATAGCAGCGCAAGACGGGCGATGCGGGTAAGGTAGGACGGATTGACGTTCTCGCGCCGGGCGAGCTTGGCGACGTCGAGTTCGCCTTTGGCCAGCTCGGCCCACCAGCGCCGTCCCTTGACGAGCAGACCGATCATTGTGGCATCGGCATTGTCGATGCGAGGCTGCCCGTTATCGTGGACGAGGCGGACTGCACGACCGCTGCGGGTCAGCCGGACATTGCTCTTGAAGACGACTTCGTTCGGCACGTCTTCTGCTTCGCCGATAGAAAGTATGTCGATCAGTCCTGCAGGCGACAGAACTAGGTCGAGCCGATCGGGATGGACGATGATCCGGTGGAGCAGGGCTTTCAACCTGGCGTTGCGGCCACGCCTGATATCGATCGACAGCTGTTCGCAGCCGATGGTGATCTGCTCCAGTATGACCGGTGCCATCTCGATGCCGCAACGGGTGATGAGAGAAAAAGGATCAGCCAGCAGCGAGGCCAGCTCCTGTTTGACAACGGATTCGATCTCGCGGGCAGGCAGACGCAGCGCATTTGTGCTGGGGACTGCCGTCCCGTGATGACTGCTTTTGCTGACATAGTAGCGATAGCGCCGGTTGTCGCTGGTCGTATGCACCGGGATCAGCGGATTACCGCCGGGTTCGACCAGAAGTCCGGCCAGCAAACTGGCATTGGCTTCCCTTGTCCGGCGCTGGCCTTTCACGTTGTCGGCAAGCTGGACCTGTACTGCGTCCCACAAATCCCGATCGATGATGGCGGCATGGTTGCCCGGGTAGACCTTGTCCCTGTGCGGGATCATGCCAGCATAGATCGGGTTCTTGAGGATGGTGTAGAGCTGGCCGCGGGTAAAGGCGACCCCGCCAAAGGCACGGCCCTTGCCGTTGACGCGGCGCGGGGTTGATATCCCGTCACCAACCAGACTGTCGGCGACCAGCCGGACATTGCCCAACCTGCGATAGCGATCGTAGATATCGCGGATCAGCGAAGCATGATCCCCGACAATGGCAAGACTCCGTCCATCGGGCTGATAGCCTAGCGGCGGGGTACCACCCATCCACATGTCCTTGGCCTTGGACGCCGCGATCTTGTCGCGGATGCGTTCGGCGGTCACCTCGCGTTCGAACTGGGCGAAGGACAGCAGCATGTTCAGGGTAGGCCGTCCCATACTGGTGGTAGTGTTGAACGACTGGGTGACCGAGACAAAGCTGGTGTCCGATGCATCGAAGGCTTCGACCAGCCTGGCAAAGTCCAGCAGCGACCTTGTCAGGCGATCGACCTTGTAGACGACGATGATGTCGATCCGGCCTTCGCGCACGTCCCCCAACAAGCGCTGCAGGGCCGGGCGCTCCAATGTTCCCCCTGACAGTCCGCCATCGTCGTAGTGGTCTGGTAACAGCTTCCAGCCTTCGCTGGCCTGGCTCAGCACATAGGCAGAGCACGCCTCGCGCTGGGCATCCAGAGAGTTGAAGTCCTGTTCGAGACCTTCATCGCTCGACTTGCGGGTGTAGATCGCGCAGCGGATTGTTTTCATGCGGCTGCCCTTCTCTGCTGCTGCCTCTGCTTGAGACCGAAGAAGGCGGGGCCCGACCACCTTGTTCCGGTGATGGCCCGGGCGACGCTGCTCAGCGAAGACCACGTCCGGTCGTTCCAGTGGACCACGCCGTCATCGTCGACGGTGACCACATGCAGTGTGCCGTTCCACTCGCGCATCAGCCGCATGCCGGGGGCGGTATCGCGGGTGGTTGTCATGCCGCCTGCGAGCTGGTCCAGCTTCTGGCTGACCCTGCGGGGCAGGCCGCCATGTGCAGCGGCCTGCAGTTCGTAGGCGATGGCGTAGCGCAGCAGGCTCGCACTGACGCGGGGGACGGGGGCGTCGGTCACCGTCCTCCAGCGTCTGCGCAGATCGTCGAGGTTCAGGTCTGCGAGGGCGGCGAGGTCGCGCGCGAGTTCAGCTTCCTTTGCCATCATGCCAGCTCGACGATGCGGTAGCAGGTTGCGTCATCGCGTTTGCTCTTTTCGAGGACGTGGCCTTTCTTGCGCAAACCCGTCAGCACCGCGCGGGTCGAGTGGGGTTGCCAGCCGGTGGCATCCATCATCTCGGCCAGCGTCGCGCCGATTTTGCGCTGGAGCAGGGCGGTGACGGTGCCGATCTTGGTGGTGGGCTCGGGGCTGGTGTTTGCCTGTTCAGCTGCCTTGCGTGTGGTTCGGGACATGGTGGGTCTCCTGGTTGGGAGCCGCACCCTGCGGCTCCTACCCGGTAGAGCCCCGGGTCACGCATCAGAGCGGTCGGGGCTTGGCAGTGGCGGGAGATTCTTCGCCGTTGTCGGTGTGAGGGCAGTAACGCTCCAACTGGCAGCGAAGTCGAGTGGTTTCTCGATAAGTGCCAGAGAAATCTCGGAGTTGGGCATGGCGGAAGGCGTCGCTGATGCCATTTGCATTGCGTCGCATGTCAGACTATATTTCGACTGAATTCAGTCTGGAGTTACCGCAGGGGCATGCAGGACCGCATCAAACCAATCAGCTGGCTGAAGGCCAACAGCTCCGAGGTCATTCGCGATCTGGGAAACGGCGGTGCGCCGCTTTTCATTACCCAGAACGGCGAAGCCAAGGCAGTTCTGCAGGATGTCGGCAGTTTTGAAAGGACCCAGGAAACACTGGCCATGCTCAAGCTGCTGGCACTGGGCCGGGATGACATGGCCAGCGATCGCGTGGCCCCGGTCAAAGGACTCGCTGCGCGTATTCGCAAACGCGGCTGACATAATGACACAAAAGCGAAAACCGGCCGCTGCACATGTTCGTATTACCGCCGGCGCCGAACGTGATCTTGTCGGCATCTATGAGCGGCGCCTTGCGCAGCGCGGTCTAGGTGGTGCCGATGGCGCTGATACACTGTTGGATGAACTCGTGGCAGCGATCGAAAGTCTTGCCGATTTCACGCACCGTGGTCCGGTTCCGCCTGAGCTGGACGCTCTCGGCATCCACGACTTCCGTCAGCTTTCTCATCCGCCGAATCGCATTATCTATTTGCCGGAGCAGGACGGGGAGGAGCACCTCGTGACTGTAATGATCGTTGCCGACAGCCGGCGTGATTTCCGCACGCTTCTCGAAGAGCGTCTGCTGCATCGCGGTTGATGCTTCACGTTTCGTCGGAATCCTGCATCCACGATGGGATGTCGCGCTGCGCATGCAGAACGCGCCAGACGTCAATGTGATTGTCCCATTCCAGATAGAAAACGATCCAGGAAAACCGTTGCAGTCTGCTGCTGCGCAATCCGGGAAGATTGAGATCATGCCCCCAGCGCGGCGAGTCTGATGCTGGATTATCTGCGATTTGTTGGAACGCTTTTTCCAGCGCATCGACGAAGTCGAGCGCAATGTCCTGTCCGCCTTCTGTAAGATAGTGGTTTACAGCCTGTTCGACATCATCCCGCGCAAGCTGGCGCGGGACAACGGGTTTTGACTTCACGATTCTGCAGGGCGGCGGGCCCGATCGCGGAGCCCGTCGAACCAGGCCGTATCAGCCGGTGTCGTTGAAGGCGACGCTGCGCCATCCAGCAGAAGTCCGCGCAATCTCTGTGTGTCCTGATCCTTGCGGATTAGTTCGCGGACATACTCGCTGCTTGTGCCATAGCCGCGGCAGCTGACCTGCAGGTCGACGAATGACTTAAGCGCGTCGGGCAGGGAGATGTTCATCGTGCTCATGGCGCGTGAATACCGTGCTTGGCAAAAATTGGCAAGAAATCTCCGCGATGTCTGGCTTGGCCGATCGTCTGGAGTTCGCGCAGTGAGTGCCTGGGTGCCGCGTTTCACATAATGGGATTTCTCAAAGCGAAAGGTTGTTAGAGCCAGTTAGAAGAGAAGTTGTGCCGCCAACCGTCAACGAGGGGATAGGGAGCCAATCCCGTACCAAATCTTGTACGCAGGGCGACAGGGATAAACCGCTATTTCGATGACTGAATGCGCGTTCAGCCGACGTGAGGTCTATATAGAAAAGAATGAGTAGATGCGCCTCTCAGCTCGTATCTGGTGATCGCCTTGCAGTGCGTCATGGTTAGGCCAGTTTCATCGAGACCTTCGAGCAGACTATGCTTTCGGAATGGGTCGATCTCGAACTTAAAACCTTCTTCGCACGAGGTGGTGATTGTCTGCTTTTCAAGGTCGATAGCAATATTTCCATTTCCGGCAACTTCGAGCAGGCGATCCACTTCGTTCTGTGGAAGTACGATTGTGAGCAGACCATTCTTAAAGGCATTGCTTGAAAAGATATCAGAAAAGCTGGGGGCGATCACGGCCTTCAGTCCCATGCCAAGCAGGGCCCATGCCGCGTGTTCGCGGCTGGATCCGCAACCGAAGTTGCCGCCCGCAATTAGAATTGGTGCTCCTGAATAGGCTTCAGAATCGAAAATATTATTCGGATTTCGCCGAATCATTTCGAATGCGCCCGCCCCAAGGCCTTCGCGTGTGATTGTTTTCAACCAGCGGGCTGGGATGATCGCGTCGGTATCGACGTTATTGGCGCCAAACGGGATGGCGCGACCCTCAATCTTTCCGATTGGTTCCATGAAAATTACCTTAAATATGACTGCATCACGCCGGTGATTCTCTGTCGCGAACTACTGTCAGGTGCCCTCGCGCGCCATTTTCCAAAGCTCGCGAACGTCAGTCAGATGCCCGGTCACCGCCGCAGCCGCAGCCATCGCCGGACTAACAAGGTGAGTACGCGATCCCGGCCCCTGCCGTCCGACGAAGTTGCGGTTGCTGGTCGATGCGCAGCGTTCGCCGGCGGGCACCTTGTCCGGATTCATCGCAAGGCAGGCCGAACAGCCCGGTTCGCGCCACTCCAGACCGGCTTCGATAAAGACCTTGTCCAGGCCTTCGTCCTCGGCCTGCTTTTTCACGAGGCCGGAGCCGGGGACGACGATCGCCCATTTCACGCCATCGGCCTTCTTGCGACCGCGGACGACATCGGCTGCGGCGCGAAGATCCTCGATCCGGCTGTTGGTGCACGACCCGATGAAGACGTTCTCTACCGCAACGTCCGACATCTTCGTGCCGGGGGTCAGGCCCATGTAATCGAGGCTGGCTTGCGCGGCGCGCTGCTTCGACGGATCGGCAAAGCTGGAGGGATCGGGCACGACCCCGCCGATGGCGACGGTATCTTCGGGGCTTGTGCCCCATGTCACCGTCGGCTGAATATCAGCGGCATCGATATGCACCGACTTGTCGAACTTTGCGCCGGGATCGGTCTTCAGCGTGCGCCACCACGCCATTGCCTTGTCCCAATCCGCACCCTTGGGTGCCATCGGGCGGCCTTCGACGTAGGAAAAGGTCTTTTCATCAGGCGCGAT
The sequence above is a segment of the Croceicoccus naphthovorans genome. Coding sequences within it:
- the istA gene encoding IS21 family transposase, producing MMRLGEAMMILELHRQGLSVTAIARRTGRDPKTVRKYIERGVEVPAYGPRVVGRPSKIAPYMDFLRERVTAFPDLTASRLTREIREMGYMGAYTAVKRYLAAIRPEHDPKPYEVRFETRAGVQGQVDFARFVVEFTDEPGVARIVWLFSMVLSYSRFIFARYVLHQDLQTLLRCHMQAFEALDGVPIEILYDRMKTAVTGEDDQGHIVYNASLLALAKHYRFQPRACRPYRAKTKGKVERPFRYIREDFFLGRSFRNMEDLNAQLVDWLDNVANVRVHGTTQRVVAEAFAEEQEELQRLPEHRFNAVLKLERRVSHDGLVAVGGNYYSVPDRTRRIVEVEQLPDLIRVIDRGIVVAEHPVIEGRRQYRIDRHHRTGRPQPRTPDRPMAMIGRIGDHVPLRSLAIYEAIGASLAMPVPGDCRGRTVDGEGRP
- a CDS encoding IS5 family transposase → MGERIGVSDDEWELIGPLLPSERGRGCRPAQDNRRYFEGMMWIARTGAQWRHLPDEYGKWNSVFRRYRRWVTTGVFDAMLETLAELAGRDIAADMIDSTVVRAHHCAVGIKRGLSKQRGSADREEASPPSSTPDATPGGFRSASC
- a CDS encoding recombinase family protein, producing the protein MKTIRCAIYTRKSSDEGLEQDFNSLDAQREACSAYVLSQASEGWKLLPDHYDDGGLSGGTLERPALQRLLGDVREGRIDIIVVYKVDRLTRSLLDFARLVEAFDASDTSFVSVTQSFNTTTSMGRPTLNMLLSFAQFEREVTAERIRDKIAASKAKDMWMGGTPPLGYQPDGRSLAIVGDHASLIRDIYDRYRRLGNVRLVADSLVGDGISTPRRVNGKGRAFGGVAFTRGQLYTILKNPIYAGMIPHRDKVYPGNHAAIIDRDLWDAVQVQLADNVKGQRRTREANASLLAGLLVEPGGNPLIPVHTTSDNRRYRYYVSKSSHHGTAVPSTNALRLPAREIESVVKQELASLLADPFSLITRCGIEMAPVILEQITIGCEQLSIDIRRGRNARLKALLHRIIVHPDRLDLVLSPAGLIDILSIGEAEDVPNEVVFKSNVRLTRSGRAVRLVHDNGQPRIDNADATMIGLLVKGRRWWAELAKGELDVAKLARRENVNPSYLTRIARLALLSPKVTEAILAGKTRAGIDARSALAIAARSADWHEQATGFLPVSTS
- a CDS encoding DUF2924 domain-containing protein — protein: MMAKEAELARDLAALADLNLDDLRRRWRTVTDAPVPRVSASLLRYAIAYELQAAAHGGLPRRVSQKLDQLAGGMTTTRDTAPGMRLMREWNGTLHVVTVDDDGVVHWNDRTWSSLSSVARAITGTRWSGPAFFGLKQRQQQRRAAA
- a CDS encoding DUF3489 domain-containing protein, with product MSRTTRKAAEQANTSPEPTTKIGTVTALLQRKIGATLAEMMDATGWQPHSTRAVLTGLRKKGHVLEKSKRDDATCYRIVELA
- a CDS encoding type II toxin-antitoxin system Phd/YefM family antitoxin; its protein translation is MQDRIKPISWLKANSSEVIRDLGNGGAPLFITQNGEAKAVLQDVGSFERTQETLAMLKLLALGRDDMASDRVAPVKGLAARIRKRG
- a CDS encoding type II toxin-antitoxin system RelE/ParE family toxin, which encodes MTQKRKPAAAHVRITAGAERDLVGIYERRLAQRGLGGADGADTLLDELVAAIESLADFTHRGPVPPELDALGIHDFRQLSHPPNRIIYLPEQDGEEHLVTVMIVADSRRDFRTLLEERLLHRG
- a CDS encoding type II toxin-antitoxin system RelE/ParE family toxin; this translates as MKSKPVVPRQLARDDVEQAVNHYLTEGGQDIALDFVDALEKAFQQIADNPASDSPRWGHDLNLPGLRSSRLQRFSWIVFYLEWDNHIDVWRVLHAQRDIPSWMQDSDET
- a CDS encoding ribbon-helix-helix domain-containing protein, which gives rise to MSTMNISLPDALKSFVDLQVSCRGYGTSSEYVRELIRKDQDTQRLRGLLLDGAASPSTTPADTAWFDGLRDRARRPAES
- the leuD gene encoding 3-isopropylmalate dehydratase small subunit: MEPIGKIEGRAIPFGANNVDTDAIIPARWLKTITREGLGAGAFEMIRRNPNNIFDSEAYSGAPILIAGGNFGCGSSREHAAWALLGMGLKAVIAPSFSDIFSSNAFKNGLLTIVLPQNEVDRLLEVAGNGNIAIDLEKQTITTSCEEGFKFEIDPFRKHSLLEGLDETGLTMTHCKAITRYELRGASTHSFLYRPHVG